A section of the Humulus lupulus chromosome 2, drHumLupu1.1, whole genome shotgun sequence genome encodes:
- the LOC133814803 gene encoding uncharacterized protein LOC133814803, producing MADAQRWKSLGLADELRSIGSHYTWTHNQADGARIFSNLDRTFKNEEWMDLFPKSIVFIKWDIISDHCFCIVKAMTDVNTGFKPFRFFNMWTEHERFKAVVTQSWNKSISTHGLDRIMMKLKRLTHVLRQFNKWEIGDVEHKYQVAKENYNHAQYQLQQDPHSAEFQAEEHKSFVNLVQQTRFYDSYLRQRGKIIEKYEDVVAHFLHHFQSILGSQSKASGPIQKECFMHGNILSLEQQLVLIKPFSKKDVKNAMFSISSIKSPGPDGYGSGFFKAMWNELGDDISDAILGFFQQGSLPKGLNNAMLSLIPRVENSTKAVDYRPIACCNTLYKCISKMLCGRLNLILPLLIHQNQGAFVRDRLLAHNILIFQDTLKGYKRKHISPRCVMKVNLSKAYDSIDCQCLEDTLVAFYFPGQFINWVMVCLKDSSYSILMNGRVQGSFLGRKGLRQGDPVTTQNH from the exons ATGGCAGATGCTCAAAGGTGGAAATCTTTAGGATTGGCTGATGAGCTTCGATCTATTGGTTCTCATTATACTTGGACCCATAACCAAGCTGATGGGGCTAGAATTTTCTCTAATTTGGACCGTACTTTTAAGAATGAAGAGTGGATGGATCTATTTCCTAAATCGATAGTTTTTATAAAATGGGATATAATATCTGATCACTGTTTCTGTATTGTTAAGGCAATGACAGATGTGAACACTGGTTTTAAGCCTTTTCGGTTCTTCAACATGTGGACCGAACATGAAAGGTTCAAAGCTGTTGTTACGCAAAGTTGGAACAAATCCATATCAACTCATGGGTTAGATAGAATTATGATGAAACTGAAGAGACTAACTCATGTTCTTAGACAGTTTAATAAGTGGGAGATTGGTGATGTTGAACACAAGTATCAGGTTGCCAAAGagaattacaatcatgctcaatACCAACTTCAGCAAGATCCTCATTCAGCTGAGTTTCAAGCTGAGGAACATAAATCTTTTGTAAATTTGGTTCAGCAAACCAGGTTCTATGACAGTTATCTTAGGCAAAGAGGCAAA ATTATTGAGAAGTATGAGGATGTAGTGGCTCACTTTTTACATCATTTTCAGAGTATTTTGGGTAGTCAAAGTAAGGCCTCGGGTCCTATTCAAAAGGAGTGTTTTATGCATGGTAACATCTTATCTTTAGAGCAACAGCTAGTATTAATAAAGCCTTTTTCTAAGAAGGATGTTAAAAATGCTATGTTTAGTATTAGTTCAATCAAGAGTCCGGGTCCTGATGGTTATGGTTCGGGTTTTTTCAAAGCAATGTGGAATGAGCTTGGTGATGATATTTCAGACGCAATTCTGGGGTTCTTTCAGCAGGGTTCGCTGCCTAAAGGCCTCAACAATGCTATGCTGTCATTGATTCCAAGAGTAGAGAATTCGACTAAGGCTGTGGATTATaggcccatagcttgctgcaatacATTGTATAAATGTATTTCAAAGATGCTATGTGGTAGATTGAATTTGATCCTTCCTTTGTTAATCCACCAAAATCAAGGAGCTTTTGTTAGGGATAGACTATTAGCTCATAATATCCTTATTTTTCAAGATACTCTTAAAGGTTACAAGAGGAAGCATATCTCTCCTAGATGTGTGATGAAAGTTAATCTAAGTAAGGCTTATGATTCAATTGATTGCCAATGTTTGGAGGATACCCTTGTAGCCTTCTATTTCCCGGGACAGTTTATTAATTGGGTTATGGTTTGTTTAAAGGACTCTTCTTATTCAATCTTGATGAATGGTAGAGTTCAAGGTAGCTTTCTTGGAAGGAAGGGGCTTAGACAAGGGgaccctgtaacgacccaaaatcattaa
- the LOC133816334 gene encoding kirola-like: protein MAASLENKRNVHVDTTIPADQFYGFFKNNMVRFVQLFPRNIKNVQIQGGGGVRTGCIMFWKYDLGITGSPMTAKVKVAAVDDENKSITMEILEGDVFKFYKSFKVKIQFNDVDNSASKIVWALEYEKANESAPDPDHYVNFAVKLTKGIDAQLRMA from the exons ATGGCTGCATCCCTGGAAAACAAGCGTAATGTTCACGTAGACACAACGATACCGGCAGACCAATTTTATGGATTCTTCAAGAACAATATGGTCCGCTTCGTCCAACTCTTTCCTAGAAACATAAAAAATGTGCAAATACAAGGAGGAGGTGGGGTCAGAACTGGCTGTATCATGTTTTGGAAATATGACCTTGGCATAACAG GGTCTCCAATGACAGCGAAAGTGAAAGTTGCGGCAGTAGATGATGAGAACAAGTCCATCACCATGGAAATCCTTGAAGGAGatgtttttaaattttacaaGAGTTTCAAGGTAAAAATACAGTTTAATGATGTGGATAACAGCGCAAGCAAGATAGTTTGGGCTTTGGAGTATGAGAAAGCCAACGAAAGTGCTCCAGACCCTGATCACTATGTCAATTTTGCTGTCAAGCTTACCAAAGGGATAGATGCTCAACTTCGCATGGCTTAA